The Paramisgurnus dabryanus chromosome 6, PD_genome_1.1, whole genome shotgun sequence genome has a window encoding:
- the zeb1a gene encoding zinc finger E-box-binding homeobox 1 isoform X2, with protein sequence MATCAVRSFRSVPEATSDSDDEDKLHIVEEDSIHDDAGRKPSVFQLKASRQPDTVSQDDGSLGPDALIQEIRIKEECVTDEEDADIVVAGEDSQQDTTNIYPDTPEENQGTPERGVHDENGTPDAFSHLHTCPHCSRGYKRQTSLKEHIRLRHEKNEDNYCCSLCSYTFTYRTQLVRHMTAHGHIREQRKISQSGGNRKFKCNECTKAFKYKHHLKEHLRIHSGEKPYECSNCLKRFSHSGSYSSHISSKKCATMTPTVNGLPQTPGVKTALTISGPTHILLREKMDGTNKQALTITRPTHILLREKVDITNKPLQEQLPLKQIKQEPDHQTKPASTTPTVANGVAGPVQATTPQGVVQTLVLPTVGLVQPISINLSDLQNALNAAMDGNVTRPVLLSANVNGTGTKIVGTTQAQSPTVVLQPQQSQSQMLSAFSVPVVGQDGKAKIIINYNPQINPQLGAPKPNTTQPIVTLSNVTKPAGEQTDTAQATSTVSNVTQPTVVQGQATQSSLTETQTSSTLNAKPTQINIVRPVQAGNPSKPASIIKITPEQAARLVQARASQPKFTQQTLLLVRRADGTQSLVVRQVAVANPNTQGTPTVEAKAAEITSSPKKPTNTLTSPEKKEVTTENTSSLEEICKLQNVSENIKTEAASPSKTPTEMETEEEEDTDTDRNKEEGKQTTVENAVSHSGTVHSGVACGDNFHNYATCLVCDNSPGKRNGIDGLKTDANGSPTTISLTSLLDKDKSGAAERLLPLLKAYSQNPEPTEEQLSHVAKTVKLPLESVSKWYQKMRSKKILLQGANNLKNNQQENTPCDSTGVNPSQDTCTPPEPLDDTSTDVQNRPNSTDSSPAPSPASLSTDDLVIVKTEDVEEELQSEPLDLSLPKSSPAQASVATKLPISTQKEPLNLTCLKKQSLPGNTIYVTQGSTGSLNIMAASLPTLVAIAEQGGVPCIGANKRTILIPQLTYTYNNNSSVQTADSSTANTKGMVILNNSLKATDAATDSVSGVEDQNDEDSPVQKKRKKISAGMYACNLCDKIFQKSSSLLRHKYEHTGKRPYECGICQKAFKHKHHLIEHTRLHSGEKPYQCDKCGKRFSHSGSYSQHMNHRYSYCKRETNEHPEPNITSTPPSHLDSDDRESDGEEEEDLSGLDMSEIRVIRIGEDYDDDEEEEESGAEEKQGNTHEEQEMEEGDSVMEFRDTDTLEDEVGDIIEMESGIETMEESGNGEEDLNLKIIDEEHAEMATELQEND encoded by the exons ATGGCAACTTGTGCAG TGAGGAGTTTCAGAAGCGTGCCGGAGGCGACCTCAGATTCAGATGATGAAGACAAACTGCACATTGTAGAGGAAGACAGTATTCACGACGATGCCGGCCGAAAGCCATCAGTGTTTCAGCTCAAAGCTTCACGACAGCCTGACACGGTCAGCCAAGATG ATGGCAGCCTGGGGCCAGATGCTTTGATACAAGAAATAAGGATCAAAG agGAGTGTGTGACCGACGAAGAAGATGCTGATATTGTCGTGGCCGGTGAAGATTCGCAGCAAGATACGACGAATATTTACCCAGATACCCCAGAAGAGAATCAGGGCACGCCAGAGAGGGGAGTCCACGATGAGAATG GTACTCCTGACGCATTTTCCCACCTGCACACCTGTCCGCACTGTTCCCGTGGTTACAAGCGTCAGACCTCTCTGAAAGAACACATTAGACTCCGACATGAGAAGAACGAGGACAACTACTGCTGTTCCCTTTGCAGCTACACCTTTACCTACCGCACGCAGCTGGTCCGTCACATGACCGCCCACGGACACATCCGGGAGCAG AGGAAAATTTCTCAATCGGGTGGAAACAGAAAGTTCAAATGTAACGAATGCACCAAGGCCTTCAAATACAAACATCATCTGAAAGAGCATCTTCGTATCCACAGCG GCGAGAAGCCGTATGAGTGCTCAAATTGTCTAAAGCGCTTCTCCCATTCGGGCTCCTACAGTTCTCACATTAGCAGTAAGAAGTGTGCAACCATGACCCCGACGGTCAACGGCTTGCCCCAAACACCTGGGGTGAAAACAGCTCTCACCATTTCTGGGCCAACACACATCCTTCTGAGAGAAAAGATGGACGGTACCAACAAGCAAGCTCTCACCATTACTCGGCCCACACACATCCTTCTGAGAGAAAAGGTGGACATTACCAACAAGCCTCTACAGGAGCAACTCCCCCTGAAGCAGATCAAACAGGAGCCCGATCATCAAACCAAACCTGCGTCAACAACGCCAACTGTGGCCAATGGAGTTGCAGGCCCAGTTCAGGCCACAACACCTCAAGGCGTCGTCCAGACCTTGGTGCTGCCCACTGTCGGGCTGGTCCAGCCAATCAGCATCAACCTTAGTGACCTGCAAAATGCGCTAAATGCGGCGATGGATGGTAACGTTACTAGGCCAGTGTTACTTAGTGCCAACGTGAATGGAACAGGCACCAAAATTGTAGGGACAACGCAGGCACAATCACCAACTGTTGTGTTGCAGCCACAGCAGTCGCAGTCGCAAATGCTCTCTGCCTTCTCCGTGCCAGTTGTGGGCCAGGATGGAAAAGCCAAAATTATTATCAACTACAATCCCCAAATAAACCCACAACTAGGTGCACCAAAACCGAACACAACACAGCCTATTGTAACGCTGTCAAATGTAACAAAGCCTGCTGGGGAACAAACCGATACAGCACAGGCTACATCTACTGTGTCTAATGTCACACAGCCAACCGTGGTGCAAGGTCAAGCAACCCAGTCCAGCTTAACTGAAACCCAAACATCATCCACACTCAATGCAAAACCAACACAGATAAATATCGTCAGGCCAGTCCAAGCCGGAAACCCCAGCAAACCTGCGTCCATCATCAAGATAACACCTGAACAGGCTGCCAGGTTGGTCCAGGCCCGCGCGTCGCAACCAAAGTTCACCCAGCAAACTCTTTTGCTGGTGAGGAGAGCAGATGGGACCCAAAGCCTTGTTGTTCGACAGGTCGCTGTTGCCAATCCCAATACACAAGGCACGCCAACGGTGGAGGCGAAGGCAGCAGAGATAACCTCATCCCCAAAAAAGCCTACGAACACACTTACATCACCAGAAAAAAAGGAAGTGACAACAGAAAACACCAGTTCATTGGAGGAAATTTGTAAGCTACAAAATGTGTCCGAAAACATCAAAACAGAAGCCGCCTCTCCATCCAAAACCCCGACTGAGATGGAGacagaggaagaggaggatacagacacagacagaaatAAAGAGGAAGGGAAACAAACAACAGTTGAAAATGCGGTCTCACATTCTGGAACGGTTCACAGCGGTGTTGCCTGCGGTGATAACTTCCATAACTATGCCACTTGTCTGGTTTGCGATAACAGCCCAGGCAAACGTAACGGAATCGACGGCCTAAAAACTGACGCCAATGGGTCGCCTACAACTATCTCCCTCACCTCTCTACTTGATAAGGATAAAAGTGGAGCAGCAGAGCGCCTCCTTCCTCTCCTGAAGGCCTACAGTCAGAATCCCGAGCCTACAGAGGAGCAGTTGTCTCACGTTGCAAAGACGGTTAAACTGCCTCTAGAGTCGGTCAGCAAGTGGTACCAGAAGATGCGATCCAAGAAGATTTTGCTCCAGGGTGCAAACAACCTGAAAAACAACCAGCAG GAAAACACACCGTGTGATTCCACTGGGGTGAACCCAAGTCAAGACACCTGCACTCCTCCCGAACCTCTTGATGACACTTCAACAGATGTCCAGAATAGACCCAACAGCACTGATTCTTCACCTGCCCCATCTCCAGCCAGCCTGTCCACCGACGATCTTGTCATTGTAAAGACAGAAGACGTGGAAGAGGAGTTGCAGTCTGAGCCTCTGGACCTCTCGCTCCCCAAGTCCAGCCCCGCTCAAGCCAGCGTCGCCACCAAGCTGCCAATCTCCACCCAGAAGGAGCCACTCAACCTTACCTGCCTCAAGAAGCAGTCGTTGCCAGGCAACACCATCTATGTGACACAGGGGAGCACAGGCTCTTTGAACATCATGGCGGCGTCATTGCCGACACTCGTTGCCATTGCAGAGCAGGGAGGAGTTCCGTGTATAGGCGCTAACAAACGAACTATCCTCATACCGCAGCTCACCTACACGTACAACAACAACTCCAGCGTCCAGACGGCCGACAGCTCCACTGCAAATACAAAAGGGATGGTGATACTCAACAATTCCCTG AAAGCGACGGATGCTGCGACCGACTCCGTGTCAGGAGTAGAGGACCAGAACGATGAAGATTCGCCTGTccagaagaagaggaagaagattTCTGCCGGCATGTATGCCTGCAATCTGTGTGATAAGATCTTTCAAAAAAGCAGCTCACTGCTGCGACACAAGTACGAACACACAG GTAAGCGACCTTATGAGTGCGGCATCTGTCAAAAGGCTtttaaacacaagcaccacctGATCGAGCATACGCGACTACACTCCGGAGAGAAGCCCTACCAGTGCGACAAGTGCGGGAAACGTTTCTCTCACTCCGGCTCTTACTCTCAGCACATGAACCACCGATACTCCTACTGCAAGAGAGAGACCAATGAGCATCCAGAACCGAACATCACCTCCACGCCTCCCTCTCATCTCGACTCCGATGACAGAGAGAGCGATGGAGAGGAGGAAGAGGATTTATCCGGTCTGGACATGAGCGAAATAAGAGTTATTCGAATAGGAGAGGATTATGACGACGAcgaggaggaagaggagagtGGGGCAGAAGAAAAACAAGGGAATACACACGAGGAACAAGAGATGGAGGAAGGAGATTCAGTGATGGAGTTTCGAGATACTGACACTCTTGAGGATGAAGTGGGGGACATCATTGAAATGGAGAGTGGCATTGAAACGATGGAGGAGTCGGGCAATGGAGAGGAGGACCTAAATCTCAAAATTATTGATGAAGAACATGCAGAGATGGCAACAGAGTTGCAAGAAAATGACTGA
- the zeb1a gene encoding zinc finger E-box-binding homeobox 1 isoform X1: MADGPRCQRRKQTQPRRNSVRSFRSVPEATSDSDDEDKLHIVEEDSIHDDAGRKPSVFQLKASRQPDTVSQDDGSLGPDALIQEIRIKEECVTDEEDADIVVAGEDSQQDTTNIYPDTPEENQGTPERGVHDENGTPDAFSHLHTCPHCSRGYKRQTSLKEHIRLRHEKNEDNYCCSLCSYTFTYRTQLVRHMTAHGHIREQRKISQSGGNRKFKCNECTKAFKYKHHLKEHLRIHSGEKPYECSNCLKRFSHSGSYSSHISSKKCATMTPTVNGLPQTPGVKTALTISGPTHILLREKMDGTNKQALTITRPTHILLREKVDITNKPLQEQLPLKQIKQEPDHQTKPASTTPTVANGVAGPVQATTPQGVVQTLVLPTVGLVQPISINLSDLQNALNAAMDGNVTRPVLLSANVNGTGTKIVGTTQAQSPTVVLQPQQSQSQMLSAFSVPVVGQDGKAKIIINYNPQINPQLGAPKPNTTQPIVTLSNVTKPAGEQTDTAQATSTVSNVTQPTVVQGQATQSSLTETQTSSTLNAKPTQINIVRPVQAGNPSKPASIIKITPEQAARLVQARASQPKFTQQTLLLVRRADGTQSLVVRQVAVANPNTQGTPTVEAKAAEITSSPKKPTNTLTSPEKKEVTTENTSSLEEICKLQNVSENIKTEAASPSKTPTEMETEEEEDTDTDRNKEEGKQTTVENAVSHSGTVHSGVACGDNFHNYATCLVCDNSPGKRNGIDGLKTDANGSPTTISLTSLLDKDKSGAAERLLPLLKAYSQNPEPTEEQLSHVAKTVKLPLESVSKWYQKMRSKKILLQGANNLKNNQQENTPCDSTGVNPSQDTCTPPEPLDDTSTDVQNRPNSTDSSPAPSPASLSTDDLVIVKTEDVEEELQSEPLDLSLPKSSPAQASVATKLPISTQKEPLNLTCLKKQSLPGNTIYVTQGSTGSLNIMAASLPTLVAIAEQGGVPCIGANKRTILIPQLTYTYNNNSSVQTADSSTANTKGMVILNNSLKATDAATDSVSGVEDQNDEDSPVQKKRKKISAGMYACNLCDKIFQKSSSLLRHKYEHTGKRPYECGICQKAFKHKHHLIEHTRLHSGEKPYQCDKCGKRFSHSGSYSQHMNHRYSYCKRETNEHPEPNITSTPPSHLDSDDRESDGEEEEDLSGLDMSEIRVIRIGEDYDDDEEEEESGAEEKQGNTHEEQEMEEGDSVMEFRDTDTLEDEVGDIIEMESGIETMEESGNGEEDLNLKIIDEEHAEMATELQEND; the protein is encoded by the exons ATGGCGGATGGCCCCAGGTGCCAGAGGAGAAAACAGACACAGCCACGACGCAACAGCG TGAGGAGTTTCAGAAGCGTGCCGGAGGCGACCTCAGATTCAGATGATGAAGACAAACTGCACATTGTAGAGGAAGACAGTATTCACGACGATGCCGGCCGAAAGCCATCAGTGTTTCAGCTCAAAGCTTCACGACAGCCTGACACGGTCAGCCAAGATG ATGGCAGCCTGGGGCCAGATGCTTTGATACAAGAAATAAGGATCAAAG agGAGTGTGTGACCGACGAAGAAGATGCTGATATTGTCGTGGCCGGTGAAGATTCGCAGCAAGATACGACGAATATTTACCCAGATACCCCAGAAGAGAATCAGGGCACGCCAGAGAGGGGAGTCCACGATGAGAATG GTACTCCTGACGCATTTTCCCACCTGCACACCTGTCCGCACTGTTCCCGTGGTTACAAGCGTCAGACCTCTCTGAAAGAACACATTAGACTCCGACATGAGAAGAACGAGGACAACTACTGCTGTTCCCTTTGCAGCTACACCTTTACCTACCGCACGCAGCTGGTCCGTCACATGACCGCCCACGGACACATCCGGGAGCAG AGGAAAATTTCTCAATCGGGTGGAAACAGAAAGTTCAAATGTAACGAATGCACCAAGGCCTTCAAATACAAACATCATCTGAAAGAGCATCTTCGTATCCACAGCG GCGAGAAGCCGTATGAGTGCTCAAATTGTCTAAAGCGCTTCTCCCATTCGGGCTCCTACAGTTCTCACATTAGCAGTAAGAAGTGTGCAACCATGACCCCGACGGTCAACGGCTTGCCCCAAACACCTGGGGTGAAAACAGCTCTCACCATTTCTGGGCCAACACACATCCTTCTGAGAGAAAAGATGGACGGTACCAACAAGCAAGCTCTCACCATTACTCGGCCCACACACATCCTTCTGAGAGAAAAGGTGGACATTACCAACAAGCCTCTACAGGAGCAACTCCCCCTGAAGCAGATCAAACAGGAGCCCGATCATCAAACCAAACCTGCGTCAACAACGCCAACTGTGGCCAATGGAGTTGCAGGCCCAGTTCAGGCCACAACACCTCAAGGCGTCGTCCAGACCTTGGTGCTGCCCACTGTCGGGCTGGTCCAGCCAATCAGCATCAACCTTAGTGACCTGCAAAATGCGCTAAATGCGGCGATGGATGGTAACGTTACTAGGCCAGTGTTACTTAGTGCCAACGTGAATGGAACAGGCACCAAAATTGTAGGGACAACGCAGGCACAATCACCAACTGTTGTGTTGCAGCCACAGCAGTCGCAGTCGCAAATGCTCTCTGCCTTCTCCGTGCCAGTTGTGGGCCAGGATGGAAAAGCCAAAATTATTATCAACTACAATCCCCAAATAAACCCACAACTAGGTGCACCAAAACCGAACACAACACAGCCTATTGTAACGCTGTCAAATGTAACAAAGCCTGCTGGGGAACAAACCGATACAGCACAGGCTACATCTACTGTGTCTAATGTCACACAGCCAACCGTGGTGCAAGGTCAAGCAACCCAGTCCAGCTTAACTGAAACCCAAACATCATCCACACTCAATGCAAAACCAACACAGATAAATATCGTCAGGCCAGTCCAAGCCGGAAACCCCAGCAAACCTGCGTCCATCATCAAGATAACACCTGAACAGGCTGCCAGGTTGGTCCAGGCCCGCGCGTCGCAACCAAAGTTCACCCAGCAAACTCTTTTGCTGGTGAGGAGAGCAGATGGGACCCAAAGCCTTGTTGTTCGACAGGTCGCTGTTGCCAATCCCAATACACAAGGCACGCCAACGGTGGAGGCGAAGGCAGCAGAGATAACCTCATCCCCAAAAAAGCCTACGAACACACTTACATCACCAGAAAAAAAGGAAGTGACAACAGAAAACACCAGTTCATTGGAGGAAATTTGTAAGCTACAAAATGTGTCCGAAAACATCAAAACAGAAGCCGCCTCTCCATCCAAAACCCCGACTGAGATGGAGacagaggaagaggaggatacagacacagacagaaatAAAGAGGAAGGGAAACAAACAACAGTTGAAAATGCGGTCTCACATTCTGGAACGGTTCACAGCGGTGTTGCCTGCGGTGATAACTTCCATAACTATGCCACTTGTCTGGTTTGCGATAACAGCCCAGGCAAACGTAACGGAATCGACGGCCTAAAAACTGACGCCAATGGGTCGCCTACAACTATCTCCCTCACCTCTCTACTTGATAAGGATAAAAGTGGAGCAGCAGAGCGCCTCCTTCCTCTCCTGAAGGCCTACAGTCAGAATCCCGAGCCTACAGAGGAGCAGTTGTCTCACGTTGCAAAGACGGTTAAACTGCCTCTAGAGTCGGTCAGCAAGTGGTACCAGAAGATGCGATCCAAGAAGATTTTGCTCCAGGGTGCAAACAACCTGAAAAACAACCAGCAG GAAAACACACCGTGTGATTCCACTGGGGTGAACCCAAGTCAAGACACCTGCACTCCTCCCGAACCTCTTGATGACACTTCAACAGATGTCCAGAATAGACCCAACAGCACTGATTCTTCACCTGCCCCATCTCCAGCCAGCCTGTCCACCGACGATCTTGTCATTGTAAAGACAGAAGACGTGGAAGAGGAGTTGCAGTCTGAGCCTCTGGACCTCTCGCTCCCCAAGTCCAGCCCCGCTCAAGCCAGCGTCGCCACCAAGCTGCCAATCTCCACCCAGAAGGAGCCACTCAACCTTACCTGCCTCAAGAAGCAGTCGTTGCCAGGCAACACCATCTATGTGACACAGGGGAGCACAGGCTCTTTGAACATCATGGCGGCGTCATTGCCGACACTCGTTGCCATTGCAGAGCAGGGAGGAGTTCCGTGTATAGGCGCTAACAAACGAACTATCCTCATACCGCAGCTCACCTACACGTACAACAACAACTCCAGCGTCCAGACGGCCGACAGCTCCACTGCAAATACAAAAGGGATGGTGATACTCAACAATTCCCTG AAAGCGACGGATGCTGCGACCGACTCCGTGTCAGGAGTAGAGGACCAGAACGATGAAGATTCGCCTGTccagaagaagaggaagaagattTCTGCCGGCATGTATGCCTGCAATCTGTGTGATAAGATCTTTCAAAAAAGCAGCTCACTGCTGCGACACAAGTACGAACACACAG GTAAGCGACCTTATGAGTGCGGCATCTGTCAAAAGGCTtttaaacacaagcaccacctGATCGAGCATACGCGACTACACTCCGGAGAGAAGCCCTACCAGTGCGACAAGTGCGGGAAACGTTTCTCTCACTCCGGCTCTTACTCTCAGCACATGAACCACCGATACTCCTACTGCAAGAGAGAGACCAATGAGCATCCAGAACCGAACATCACCTCCACGCCTCCCTCTCATCTCGACTCCGATGACAGAGAGAGCGATGGAGAGGAGGAAGAGGATTTATCCGGTCTGGACATGAGCGAAATAAGAGTTATTCGAATAGGAGAGGATTATGACGACGAcgaggaggaagaggagagtGGGGCAGAAGAAAAACAAGGGAATACACACGAGGAACAAGAGATGGAGGAAGGAGATTCAGTGATGGAGTTTCGAGATACTGACACTCTTGAGGATGAAGTGGGGGACATCATTGAAATGGAGAGTGGCATTGAAACGATGGAGGAGTCGGGCAATGGAGAGGAGGACCTAAATCTCAAAATTATTGATGAAGAACATGCAGAGATGGCAACAGAGTTGCAAGAAAATGACTGA